Genomic DNA from Callospermophilus lateralis isolate mCalLat2 chromosome 11, mCalLat2.hap1, whole genome shotgun sequence:
GTCTTTGTTCTGGAGGATGAAGGATACAACCTTCTATTCTACTATCTTGATGACATCACTCtctcacctgttttttttttttttgttgttgttgttgttacccagaggtactttaccactgagctctgtccctagctctttttattctgagacaggatcttgctaaattgctgtgactgtcctcaaacttgtgatcctgctgcctcagactCCAAACATACTTGTTGAATCCCCCTTACCTTCAAgctttgtatatttttatgctttCAGCATCTCTCTTaaataaatatatctatattttaCTTTATAATCAATCTGATTGAACAGTGCATTTAAACTGATATATTAGGTTCATTTACATTTACTGAAATATTATCTACTTCTCTAGTAGACTATAAACTCCAACTCATGTTTGTAACCCAGTTTGAGGGTGCCAGTAGGATGAATTGATGAATTATTGAATAGATACTTCATTCTACCTGCCAAAGTTCAGGTCAAGTGCTGGCTTTGCTGATTCATTTCTAAAGGATTTCTCTCTCTTTCAGACCATCAAAGCCCAGTGACCAACCTTCTTTATCAGTTACTGTTCACTTCCTATATATTAGTTGTTTGCTATATGAGAGAAACCTCTTAGTTACATTTGGATATATCtgactatatatatatctccatgtcTCAACCTCGGTGTCCTTTTTCCAAATTACACTCAAGTGGACCGCTGACAGGGTTTCTTTAGGAGTCTTCCCAGAGCCCCATGCATGtccttgttcctcaggctgtagatgaaAGGGTTCATCATGGGGGTCACGACAGCATACATCACTGTGGCTACTGAATCCTTCATGGAGTAGGTATGCAGGGGCTGCAGATATACCATACAAAGTGTCCCATAGAAGAGGGAGACCACAGCCAAATGGGAagcacaggtggagaaggctttgtATTTGTTAGAGGCTGAGGGTATTCTGAGGATGGCTCTGATGATCCAGACATATGACATGACCATGAACCCTAGCGGGGTGAGGAAGATGAGGCAACCTGTGGCGATCAGCACCGTGTGGTTGATCTGGGTGTTGGAACACGCGAGTCTCAGCAGGACGTACATCTCACAGAAGATGTAATGGATCTTGCGGGATCCACAGAAGGTCACTCTGGTCATGAGGAGAGTGTGAATGAGGCCATAGAGGATAGATAGGCTCCAACATACAGTGAGCAGCAGGAGACAAAGCTTAGGGCTCATGGATGTAACATAGTGGAGGGGGtgacagatggccacatagcggtcataTGCCATGACAGCCAGGATGAGGTTGTCCAGGGCCACCAGGGAGACCAGGAAGTAGAGCTGTGCCAGACACCCTGTGTAGGAGATGGCTTTGTTCTGGGACTGAAGGTTCACCAGCATCTTGGGGATCGTGTTGGTGACAAAGAAGAGGTCAGTAAGGGAGAGGTTGgccaggaagaagtacatgggagtGTGCAGGCGGGAGTCAGAGCCAATGGCCAGGATGATGAGCACATTTCCCACCACAGTGACCAGGTACATGGACAGAAATGTCCAGAACAGGATCCGCTGCTGTTCAGGAATCTCTGAGAGCCCTATGAGTAGGAATTCAGAGTCCTCACTCTGGTTTCCTCCATCCATTCCCCACTTCTCTGCAACAGGAGCACCAAAAAATGCTTACCAAATGCTCTCTATTGGATAAGgacatgaagtaaaaaaaaagaatcaactgTTTCCCTTCTATTAAAAATATTACAGATCcaagcatggtggctcatgctttgaatcccagtagctcaggaggctgaggtagtagtagcaagagtttaaagccagcctcagcaaagatgaggtgctaagcaactcagtgagaccctgtctctaaataaaataatagggctggggatgtggctagttgttgagtgcccttgagttcaatccccggtacaaaaacaaaacaaaacattatatatatatatatatataaaaatcttagagCTGGTTGTGTTGAAGTGCACCTGTAGTCTCAGCTACATgacaggctgaggcagaaggatcacttgagtccaggagtttgaGGGTAACTGGATGACATATGAGACTATTTCACAAAAGTTTTGAAATGTTTTTATGATTTTTacaaaatataaacaataaaGTAATAATGGCACAAGAACAGAACTTGAAAAGTCTTTGTGCAATGTAATCATTCCAGCAACTTCTAATTTAACATGCTCAATATTATAGGAATTTTATCTATGTCTCACATTAAATCCTGTCTTCTTAGCAATACTCTTGAGGTGTTTAATGATTAGTATGTTATTACACTGTTAGGTTTTTAAATGATATGATATTGTATAggttttttttatatctttatttatttatctttatgtgttgCTAAAGATGgagcccagagcctcacacatgctaggcgagcgttctaccactgagccacaactccagcccaatatTGTGTAGGTTCTTAAATGATGTTTAATACAAGCCTATACATTTATAAGAAATAGTTTAATTCAAAAATAGAAAtcagcaaataaaaatatttgaaaggagTAAGGAAAGTTATCATTATTTTGTTAATATGATGATATATCTAGGAAAAATAAGACAATCAACTAAAAGACTACTTGTTAAAATGGAATTTCAGGATACTTGCAATCAAGTTTGATCTCTGCCACTTACCAGcagaccacatccccagccctttcaatttttaaattttaagatagggtcttgcaaagttgcttagaGTGTTACTAaattttgaggctggctttgaacttgtgatccttctgctcagcctcccaggcctctgggattacaggcgtgcaccacaacCTCAGtgctattgttttatttttatttttttactgtgtCAGCTCAttacattttttgtatttttattaatgaattacagttaaaattaatatttggggtttgttttgacataatcatacatgcatggaatataatttgctccatttcagtccctagtacttcctctttctctcccttcctgcCTCCTTCGTCCCCCACATTTATAAATGAAGTTGGCTTCTTTTTTTCCATGtcatttgttttccttttggTATTATTTGACTTGCATTATGTTTCATATTAAGCTAGAATTCACTTATTGTCAATTtggaacatttggaatttgttgcATTAGTGtaagatataaatttaaaaagaagttccctggaatttgtttttcaaaaaatagCTTTCTTATGGCATTGAAATCTATTGATTAGGAACTAAAATTCTAGTGTGAATAACTCAAGCAATatagaaaaattataaattaggAATAAGAAAGTCATCCTAAATTCTTCCTAGTCAACCACTGCTAACATTTTAATGGGcatactttcaatttttttcatctttagtCACTCAACAATGTGCAAGGGCATCTTTCTCCAAGTCAACATTAAAATTTATTGCCAACTTTAAGTAATCTTGTTTTTCAATTTgcataactttttatttattcttaagaTTTAAAAATGTACCATTTATATTCTTTGAtgtttctttgcattttctgatATAGTGTCTTTTCTAAAAACTATGTCTGTTTTTCTCAcagttttctttcattctttccttaTATTGCAAAGTTCATACTGTAACTATTGTGCCTATATAATTAACATTTAATTTTAGTGACTACTCCACCTACCCTTCAGAAATGATAGAAAATTCCAATCTGCTTCTCTGTAAGCAAAAAGATAGATTAAAAGTCACTTGAATAGATGTAATGGTCTAAAATAGAGGTATTATTCCAAGTAATCAGATGAGCAGTCCCTTTATGCAAAGGACTTACTtaattaaaacagaaaattaaaaaaattaaatgcataaTATTAATAGTATGCAGAATATCAAATGCATCTATCAAAAGAGACTGTTCCACTATCAAGAATCTGGCTTTTGAGTAAACAATAAGACCATTAAATTTGAAAATCTAATGGAATATGCAGTTGACTTCTGGCATGACTGTGAAGATCTCCAGTGACCCACTCTTGAGTAAAAATTGTAATAAATGAATGATTTCAAACCTCTGGAAATGATACTAAGGGCATAACACAAATAAACATctatttaagtaaacagaggtgggttAGTCTGTGGCATTAGCACCAGGACCGCTCATCTCCCAACCCAGATCTTAGATTGCTGCAACCCAGAACATGCAGCTCCTTCTCCCCTTTTCTGCAGcaggagggatttttttttccccaagagaaGCATGACTTTGATATTTcttattctgtcctctgttacctGTTGCTGGGGTTAAATCTCAGTCCTATGTAGTCAAGAAAAGGGAGACTTCTGTTTAGCCCTCACTGTGGGAAGGGGGCTGTAGCTTGGTGTAAGTGCTGCGGATACAGAGGTCTAATCATTCTGGACCAGGCTCATGAACTATAGTTCCTTGGCAGGAGAGGGAAGCTGAGAGGACCTCAGGGTGCTGCCCTGCTTCTCCCAAGTGTTCAGTCCCAAGGAGGAGTCGCCAGAAGATTGCTTGTTTCACCACACCCACCTCAAGAACTGTATCTGGGAGATTTTGCCTTGGTTTAGAATCAGCCCTAAAACAGGCATTTCTTAATATTTTCCTCCATGGAACTGACTTTGCAAGAGAGAGTGGTGGAGGTTGTGATGAAAGGCAGTTGGGAGAAGATTCATGGATTTAGTGATGCAGCAAGCTAGTGAGCAGAAAAGCCAGCAGCTCTGCTGCAGCCAGGACAAGTACCAATCACTGACCCAAGACAAAATGATTCCTTCCAAGAAGTCAGATTTGACTGAGTTAGTCTGTTTTTGCAATTTATGCTTTTGAATGAAATAGACATCgttaccccaagtacatgtatgaagacatgaatggtgtgactctaccttgtgtacaaccagagagatgaaaaattgtgctgtatatgtgtaatatgaattgaaatgcattcttctgtcatgtataacaaattagaatataaaaaagaagaaatagccaAGTCTGGCAATGAGTGGTGTTAAACAGCTGAATGTGGGCAGGGAAAGCTAGCCAGAGAGCCCTTTCAATACCTCTGTCAGGTCATGGTGACTGTGGGTACTACATAAGTAAATAACAATAAACCCCAGGAGGAGAGCTATAAGAAGTCATATAAAAtgttccaattaaaaaaataaaatgaggcaTGAAAAGAAACAGGAATGTATGATCGACAGGCCATGACAGATATCAGACCTATGATAACAACATAATGTCAGGTTGAACAGAAACAGGCCCCAAAGTAGCCATTAAATATGATCACAAAGTTAAAGGAAAGCATGATTAAACATATTTAATGACAATGTCATGTCAAAGAAAGAATATGAATAAAAAGAAagtataaaaaagaatgaatggaAATGTTGGAGTTTTGATATGTATAATAATTGACATTAAACTTTTGAATGAGGTTCAATACTAGTTTCAAATTAGCAGAAGAAACACTAGCAATCCTGAAGATAGGTTGATACAAATGATACAAacctcaaaacagaaaaaaaatgaacaaaaactgaaaaaaatgtgGGACACCATTAGGTATACAAACATCTTATGGAAGtataaggaaagaaagaataaaaaaaatattcaaagaagAATGGCTGAAAACGCCCCCAATTTATGGAAAACCACTAACCTACACATATAGGAAGCTCAAAAACTTCAAATAGTATACCCATAACGATACCCACTGTAGGCCATAACACTGAAAGAAGATTTTGAGTCAGAGGTTTGAATTCAAATCCCAGTTGAAACATGCAAGAATTGTGAACACATACAAGCATTTTGAAAACATACAAGCATTTTTTTGAGCAAACTGTTACCCTTTAATTAGCCAGATAATGGGTTAAGTGctatagatatttttatatactatactatagtatataaatatatacagagGTACTATATACAGAGGTTTTATTTAGTCTGCAAGGGAACCATTTGTTTCTCTTatcccattttagagatgaggtGACAGAGATTCAGAAGGTTAAT
This window encodes:
- the LOC143410189 gene encoding olfactory receptor 1D2, translating into MDGGNQSEDSEFLLIGLSEIPEQQRILFWTFLSMYLVTVVGNVLIILAIGSDSRLHTPMYFFLANLSLTDLFFVTNTIPKMLVNLQSQNKAISYTGCLAQLYFLVSLVALDNLILAVMAYDRYVAICHPLHYVTSMSPKLCLLLLTVCWSLSILYGLIHTLLMTRVTFCGSRKIHYIFCEMYVLLRLACSNTQINHTVLIATGCLIFLTPLGFMVMSYVWIIRAILRIPSASNKYKAFSTCASHLAVVSLFYGTLCMVYLQPLHTYSMKDSVATVMYAVVTPMMNPFIYSLRNKDMHGALGRLLKKPCQRST